TGGCTCTAGTTCTATTCATCACCGCATAAGACGCTGCCCTCATTGCCTCTGTCTCTTCACCTAAAGTATATACCGGTCTGAATCCACTATAGTCACTCATATTTGCCCAGTTATTCTTGCTGTAAGCAAACAAATTATGTCCTAGTAATTCTCCCGTTTCACCTATAATCCCATCTGCATTGATAAATCTACCCCATTCTGGATTATAGTACCTATTTTGAAGATAGTATAGTCCTGTCTCACTGTCATACCTATATCCTCTATACCTATAAGGATTTTTCTCTCCTACTGTATCCTTTAAACTTCCCTAAGTTTATTCCTTTATATGTAATTCTACATCCATTCTAAAAATCATTTTTAATTCAATAAAAAAAGCCCTTATTAGGCTAAAATTACAAACTCTATAATTATATTAATAAGTAGCCTAAAGTAATTACCTTCAGGCTACTTGCAAAAACTTAACTATTTAAAAAATCATCAAGTCTTATGTCTATAGAGACATCTGGATTATTCTCGGTGTTATGGAGTATTGTTTTTACTAATTGTTTATACCCTTTTATTTCTGTATTTATAATCATATCATTCTCGCCAAACATACCATAATCAATTCTTATTGCTTTAAAAAATCCTGTACCAAATACATATACTCTACATATATCTTTCCACAAAACTTCATCTTTTTTTAATCCAAGTCTATAAACATGTATAATTTTTGTTTCGTCTACCTTATAATATTCAAACACTGCAAATATATACATAATTGATGCCCAAACACCAAAGACTAAACAGAATATTCTCCACCCAAATTCATTAATATTATAAGAAAAATATAGAAAACCAATTAAGACAAAAAAGTAAATGATCGCCGCTGTCTTTTTACTTTTATAAATCATAAAATCACCTATTCCATTCCAAATTTCTTGTACAAAAAGTTTTGTGTGGCACCAATAGCTTTACCTGCCAAATAATCTATACCAGTTGAACCTACTATAGCTCCAGCTACTTTATATCCTCCCGCTAACATACCCTTCGCAAGAAGCGGTCCTGAAAGATGTGCTCCCACATAAGCGCATGCCACTATTCCACCCACTTGAAGTCCTGTTTTAAGTACTCTTTTCCATGTGGGCATTTTTACTGATGGATCCCATGTACTATTTATATCAAGAGCAGTTGTTATTACTGTAAAAGCCTTAGATAGTTTGTTTGCTGCTCTTGCATAGGGTTGTATTTTTTGAGCTATACTAGTCTTAGGAATAATAGAAACTATAGTACTATTTTTATCTACATATCCTCTTACTGTTTTGGAAATGTTTTTAGCTATACCTGTAGCTGTTCCAGAAATAGTTGCTCCAAGATTAGGAACTGAAGGATGAAAACTATTTGCTCTTCCACTTGCTCTAAAAACTCTATTGGCTCTAGTTCTATTCATCACCGCATAAGACGCTGCCCTCATTGCCTCTGTCTCTTCACCTAAAGTATATACTGGTCTAAATCCACTGTAGTCACTCATATTTGCCCAGTTATTCTTGCTATAAGCAAACAAATTATGTCCTAGTAATTCTCCTGTTTCACCTATAATCCCATCTGCATTGATATTTCTCCTTTTAAAAAACCTAGGGATATACCACCTTTTTTATATTGGTAAAAATATTATGTTTAGTAAATTAATAAATTGAGCAGGACATTTGTTACATATTGTAAACTATTCCCATAAAATTATTTGGTTAACTTTTAGGAAGCTTACCAGTGAGGTAATGCTTTACACAATATGCTACGCATGTTCCACAAAATTTCGAGATAAACCTATATTTTTCTTTAACTACATGGTGCTTTTTTATCATTTTTTAAATTTATGTTTCGCATTATATTGGTAAATTCCTTTAGCAATTGACACTGCTAATAAACTAAGAAATAGAACAGCAATTAAAACTATAAATATTGTTTTATATTGCTTTGAAATTTTAGGAAAATCCTTATCTACAATTAGGAATACTATAACTATACTAAAAAGTATTATCGCTATTATGGTCTCGACTATTAAATAAATATGTTCTTTTTTACCACACTTATATTTTAAAGCTATTACCAAAGCTACTATCATGCATACTATAATTATAGCTATGGTTACTGGAAACGGTATGTTTTCTATGCCTATAGCTCTTATAATAGCAATGAACATGAATACCAATATTATTGCTAATGTACTATCCTGCTTCATAATTCTTTTCTCCTTACATCTTTAATTATTTTCTTACTATTGTTTAAATATTGTAGTTCTATCATTAAAATCATTCTTTTTTCCATATTGCATTTTTTAATGCCTCTGCAGCTAAACCTGCTGCAAACCCAAGTCCCATTGTCCATCCTACAGGATTGGATACTCCAAAAGCAATTACTCCTGCTGAAACTAGAACATCTATAGCACTCCTACCAAAAGCTTCTGAATTACTATAACCACTGTGATAATTATCCCATATTGCTACCCCCGTCAAAGCTACACCAATTGCTCCAATCTTTTCAATCCCACCTATTCCTCTTGCAACAGATGCTCCTTTTACTGGAACTATAAACTCCCTACCAGCTCTTCTTAGAGCCCTATTAGTTATAATTGGTATTGCCTTAGGTATTTTAGATAAAATTGAGCTAGCTCCTCCTTCTATTCCAGTAATTATTACATTTCTAATTGTACCTGTAACTTGATTTCTTTTAGGTATTATACTTGATTTTTCTCTTTTATTCCTAATAGTTCTATTTATAACTGCTCTATTCATCACCGCATAAGACGCTGCCCTCATTGCCTCTGTCTCTTCACCTAAAGTATATACCGGTCTGAATCCACTATAGTCACTCATATTTGCCCAGTTATTCTTGCTGTAAGCAAACAAATTATGTCCTAATAATTCTCCCGTTTCACCTATAATCCCATCTGCATTGATAAATCTACCCCATTCTGGATTATAGTACCTATTTTGCAGATAATACATTCCTGTCTCACTGTCGTACCTATATCCTCTATACCTATAAGGATTCTTCTCTCCTACTGTATCCTTTAAACTTCCTTCTATAGAGATAAGTTTTCCCCAGGAATCATAGGTGTAAGATACAACCTTTTCCCCTTGAGCATTTATTAATCCTATAATGTCACCCTGAGCATTTCTTACATAATAGTATTCTGCTCCGTTTAGGTTCAT
The DNA window shown above is from Haloimpatiens massiliensis and carries:
- a CDS encoding RHS repeat-associated core domain-containing protein yields the protein MNLNGAEYYYVRNAQGDIIGLINAQGEKVVSYTYDSWGKLISIEGSLKDTVGEKNPYRYRGYRYDSETGMYYLQNRYYNPEWGRFINADGIIGETGELLGHNLFAYSKNNWANMSDYSGFRPVYTLGEETEAMRAASYAVMNRAVINRTIRNKREKSSIIPKRNQVTGTIRNVIITGIEGGASSILSKIPKAIPIITNRALRRAGREFIVPVKGASVARGIGGIEKIGAIGVALTGVAIWDNYHSGYSNSEAFGRSAIDVLVSAGVIAFGVSNPVGWTMGLGFAAGLAAEALKNAIWKKE